The following nucleotide sequence is from Flavobacterium sp. N1736.
TTGATTGGTCCGGGGTGCATGATGACGATTTCTTTTCCAAGAGAATCCAATAATGGTTTATCGACTCCGTATTGTTGTGCATATTCACGTGTTGACGGGAAGAAGTTGACATCCATACGTTCGTTTTGTACACGAAGCATATTTGCAACATCGCACCATTCTAATGCTTTTCTAAGATTTGGTTCAACCGTAACTCCAAGTGATTCTATATATCTTGGAATCAGTGTTTTTGGTCCGCAAACTTTAACTTCTGCGCCTTGCATCTGCAAAGCATATATGTTGGATAAGGCAACTCTTGAATGAAGAATATCGCCTACAATAACGACTTTTTTTCCGGCAACATCGCCTAATTTTTCTCTGATAGAATAACTGTCCAATAAAGCCTGCGTTGGATGTTCGTGTGCTCCGTCTCCGGCATTTACGATACTGGCTTTGACATTTTTAGATAAAAAATAAGCCGCTCCGGGGTTGGAGTGGCGCATTACAACCATGTCAACTTTCATGGAAAGGATATTGTTTACAGTATCAATTAAGGTTTCACCTTTTTTAACCGATGACTGTGCGGCAGAAAAACTAATAACATCTGCCGATAATCTTTTTTGGGCTAACTCAAACGAGAGTTTTGTTCTGGTACTGTTTTCGAAGAAAATATTGGCAATCGTAATATCTCGTAATGAAGGAACTTTTTTAATTGGTCGGTTAATGACTTCTTTAAAATGATCTGCCGTTTCAAAAATTAGGTTAATATCATTCTCGTTGATGTATTTAATTCCTAATAAATGATTTACGCTTAATTCTTTCATTTTTGTTTGTTTAATATTTATGTGTCAAATTCCTGAATTTCTGAAACTTTCAGTTCTTCAATATCTTTAAGAGTTGCTGTTTTTATTGAACCATTCTGTCTACAACTTCACTGTAATCCTGCAGATCTCTTGCATCTTCATCAAAAAGCTTCTGCCATCTGAAACCCGGAATTTCAATTTTAGTTCTTGCAGAGCCATCCCATTTTATTTTAAAATCGTTATTTATTAAAACTTCGGCAACTCGTTTTCCTATTTCTATTGTAATTGTATCATTAGTATTATCCACCTTTTGAAAAGCAATATACAAACCCGGATCTTCAACTGCGATTGCTCTTGCTAAATCCTGTTCGTGATAAAAACAATAACCATCAGACTCGACTTCATTTTCCTGCAAATCTCTTTCAACCTCAACTACTTCATATTCACCGTCGGTTGTGGTATAACCTGCTTTGTGAAGCGCGATTATGTTTTCATCGCATAATTCATCAAACGCTTTTATTAGCTTTTCAGTATCGGTTGGACTTTTCCATTGTTTACTTTCTGCAAGTAACTTTTGGTATTCTTCTCTTACTTTATCAAAAGCCCATTCTTCTGAGATTTCGTCGCCAAATTCGTTGTCTTCAATTTCTTCAAGGATATTTTCCTGAATCTCATCAAGCGAAAGAAATCCCATTCTGACCTGATTAAAAATTGATTCATAAATAAACGCTTCGTTCTCTGTCATTTTTTTGTTTATTCGGTTATTTGTTGATTTGTTTAACCGTTGATTTGTTGATTTGTTTAATCGTCTCGTTTTTGCGATTAAACGGTTAAACGATTTATCGATTAAACATTTTAATTTGTTACTAAATGAACAACATCTTCTCCGTCATTTTCTTTCCAGCTCACTCTTACTTTTTCACCATTAATTGCATCTACCTGACGACCGCGATAATCGGGCTGAATTGGTAAATTACGGCTAAAACGTCTGTCGATTAACACTAACAATTCAATTTCTGAAGGTCGCCCAAAAGACTGAATTGCGGTTAAGGCAGAACGAATGCTTCGTCCGGTAAACAAAACGTCATCGATAAAAATGACTTTTTTGTTTTCGACTATAAAATTTATTTGTGTTTTATTGGCTTCAAGCGGTTTATCAGTGCGACGAAAATCATCTCTAAAAAAAGTGATGTCCAGATATCCCAAAGAAATTTCAGGTCTCTGATATTCGTTTTCTAATATTTGTTTTAAACGTTCAGCTAAAAAAACGCCTCTCGGCTGAATTCCGATTAAAATGGTATCGGAGAAATCAAGGTGTTTTTCGATTAACTGACAAGCCAAACGATGGAGTATGATAGTAACTTCTTTTGAATTAAGTAATACTTTTTGGCTCATAATTAAGTGTAATGTTTGGTTGGGCAAATATACGAAATCAGAATTTATTTGTTGGGGTATTATAAATACAAATATTTTTTTTTGAGTTGAGTGGATTTTAAGGTTCAGAATTCGTTTTTTGGAACAGACTTAATCTCCTTTTTTTTCTTATAGAATTATTTCTCCTTCATTAGTAAAATCTTTAAAAATAAGAAAAATAAGAAATTACTTATTTTTACGAATATCGCATCATTATTTAACATACATTTAAATACCTAAAAAACAGGTGTTTACATAGTGTTTATTTCTAATTATTAATTTTTAAAAATTAAATCATGAACAAAAAATTACATCTAACAAAACTAAGTATTAAAGTAGGTACAATAATGTGTCTTTTATTTTTGTTTTCATGCTCTGCTGATACAAGTGATAGTGAATCTGAAGTTAAAACAGCAAATACAGCAAAAAGTTCACAAAAATCGAATGCTTTATTGATTGCAAAAAAAATATTAATATTGGCGCCTCATAATGATGATGAAGCATTGGGATGCGCAGGAATTATAGAACAGGCAATAGCTAACGGCGATCAGGTAAAAGTTGTAGTTGCTGTATGTTATAATAATAGCAGCCGAATTCAGGAAACAATAAATGCGATGGCTTCATTAGGCGTTAGTTCATCTGATTTGATTTTTTTGGGTTATCCTGATTGGGGAAAGAGTTACAGTGTGTCATTTCTATACAAATTGTATTATGCCGCCAGCGAAACTACTGCAATTGGTACCGGAACTACAAAAGGTTTTGAGCCTGGATTTCCAGATTACCATTATACAAAATTTGGTTCTCATGCTCCATATACCAAGGCTTCATTTCGTCAGGATATAGGATCGATCATAAATGACTATTTACCTACGGAAGTTTATGTAACCAGTTTTTATGATTTGCATGGGGATCATTCGGCATTTTATTCATTTGCAAAAGATGCCATCATTAACGCAGGTTATCCAACCTCTCTTTTTACTTATTTAATTCACGATAAAAATGAGCAGGATACTTCTAATTATTGGCCTGAAAGAGAAACATCCTTGTCGTCTGCAATGAGAGCTTATAATGCCCCTGGATTTTCATCGCAGGTACCAGCATTGGACTGGACTAAAAAGATATTGGTACCAGTACCTGCTGATATGCTGCTTTTGCCGCGAAATCTAAACCGAAAAACAAAATGTATTGCCCTGTATCCTTCTCAAAATCCGGCAGCCGGCAATAACTACCTTTATTCTTTTGTAAAAACCGATGAATTATTCTGGAAAGAAGATTTTCCGGTGGTAATACCTGATCCCGTAAAACTAGATGATCGTACACCAACTATTACATATTCAGGAACCTGGGGTAATGCATCCGGTTCCAATTATTTTATGTCTACAGCAAAGTATAGTACAACCGCTGCCAGTTACAGTCAGCTTACATTTACCGGTACCACTATTAAATGGTATGGTGTACTTGGATCAGACCACGGAAAAGCCGATGTATATATTGATAATGTTCTCGATTCGACTGTAGATTGTTATGGCAGTGGCTGGACCGCAAATTATTTACTTTATACAAAAACAGGACTGTCTGGCGGTTCTCATACCATTAAAGTTGTAGTAAGAAGTGATAAAAATCCTTCTTCGACTAATAAATATATTGAAATTGATTCTTTTGACTATTGATAAATAGTGCCAAATATTAGAACTTTCTAATTAAATTGTGTAAAACATTTTTTTGCTGATTAAAGTAATTTTATTCTACGATAATTAGAATACAAAATTCTTTTTAAAACAATTAAAAAAGCAAAATCATGCAAAAGAACATTACACGTTTGTTAATGGTATTCGTAATACTGTTTTCATTTACAAGTTGCGAAGTTATTGGAGATATTTTTCAAGCCGGAATGGGAGTCGGAATATTTATCGTGATTTTTGTAATCGCCATAATTATCTGGATCTTTACCAGGTTTTTCAAAAAATAAAACATAAAAAAATCCCGCTATGAAAATAACGGGATTTCTTTTTTTATGTAAAAAATAGAGTTACAAATTATACATTTTCTTTCTTAATTCCTGAATTTTTTCATCATCAAGATATTCATCAAATGTCATGTAACGGTCGATTGCTCCGTTTGGTGTTAACTCCACTACTCTATTACCTACAGTTTGTGCAAACTCGTGGTCATGTGTGGTGAAAATCACAGATCCTTTAAAGTTTTTCAACGAGTTATTGAAAGCTGTAATCGACTCCAAATCTAAGTGATTTGTTGGCTCATCAAGCATTAGTATATTCGCGCGTTCCATCATCATTCTTGATAACATACAACGTACTTTTTCTCCTCCTGATAACACACGGCTTGTTTTTAAAGCTTCTTCTCCGGAGAAAATCATTTTCCCTAAGAAACCTCTAATGAAAACCTCATCACGCTCTTCTTCTGTTTTTGCATATTGACGCAACCAGTCTACCAATGTCAAATCGTTTTCGAAAAATGAGTGATTTTCTGCCGGTAAATAAGCTTGGTTTGTTGTAATTCCCCAATCAAAAGTTCCTGCGTCTGCTTTTTGATTGTTATTTAAAATTTCGTAGAATGCTGTTGTAGCACGCGAATCTTTTGAGAAAAGAACGATTTTATCTCCTTTTGCCATATTCAGGTTTACACCTTTAAATAAAAGATCACCTTCAACAGAAGCTTCTAAATTTTCAACATTCAAAATCTGATCTCCTGCTTCACGATCCTGATCAAAAATGATCGCCGGATAACGACGGCTTGAAGGTTTAATATCTGAAATATTTAATTTAGAAATCATTTTTTTACGTGAAGTTGCTTGTTTAGACTTTGCAACGTTGGCGCTAAAACGACGAATAAATTCTTCTAATTCCTGTTTCTTTTCTTCTGCTTTTTTGTTTTGCTGTGCACGTTGTTTTGCTGCTAATTGGCTAGACTCGTACCAGAATGTATAGTTTCCTGAATAGTGATTAATTTTTCCAAAATCAATATCCGAAATATGTGTACAAACCGAATCTAAAAAGTGACGGTCGTGAGATACTACAATTACAGTATTTTCATAGTTTGCCAAGAAGTTTTCTAACCAGGCAATTGTCTCGAAATCCAAGTCATTGGTAGGCTCATCCATAATAAGCAAATCAGGATTTCCAAAAAGTGCCTGTGCCAAAAGGACACGAACTTTAATTTTTCCCTCAAGATCGCCCATTAATGTATAATGGTGTTCTTCGTTGATTCCTAAGTTAGACAACATCGAAGCGGCATCAGAATCTGCATTCCAGCCGTTCATTTCTTCAAACTGAACCTGAAGTTCTCCAATTCTGTCTGCGTTTTTATCGTTGTAGTCTAAATAAAGTTCATCCATTTCTTTTTTAACAGCGTACAGAACTTTATTTCCCATCAAAACAGTTTCCAAAACCGTATGCTCGTCGAACATGTTGTGATTTTGGTTCAAA
It contains:
- a CDS encoding aspartate carbamoyltransferase catalytic subunit; its protein translation is MKELSVNHLLGIKYINENDINLIFETADHFKEVINRPIKKVPSLRDITIANIFFENSTRTKLSFELAQKRLSADVISFSAAQSSVKKGETLIDTVNNILSMKVDMVVMRHSNPGAAYFLSKNVKASIVNAGDGAHEHPTQALLDSYSIREKLGDVAGKKVVIVGDILHSRVALSNIYALQMQGAEVKVCGPKTLIPRYIESLGVTVEPNLRKALEWCDVANMLRVQNERMDVNFFPSTREYAQQYGVDKPLLDSLGKEIVIMHPGPINRGVEITSEVADSDHSVILNQVENGVAIRMAVIYLLASKIQ
- a CDS encoding DUF6891 domain-containing protein; the protein is MTENEAFIYESIFNQVRMGFLSLDEIQENILEEIEDNEFGDEISEEWAFDKVREEYQKLLAESKQWKSPTDTEKLIKAFDELCDENIIALHKAGYTTTDGEYEVVEVERDLQENEVESDGYCFYHEQDLARAIAVEDPGLYIAFQKVDNTNDTITIEIGKRVAEVLINNDFKIKWDGSARTKIEIPGFRWQKLFDEDARDLQDYSEVVDRMVQ
- the pyrR gene encoding bifunctional pyr operon transcriptional regulator/uracil phosphoribosyltransferase PyrR is translated as MSQKVLLNSKEVTIILHRLACQLIEKHLDFSDTILIGIQPRGVFLAERLKQILENEYQRPEISLGYLDITFFRDDFRRTDKPLEANKTQINFIVENKKVIFIDDVLFTGRSIRSALTAIQSFGRPSEIELLVLIDRRFSRNLPIQPDYRGRQVDAINGEKVRVSWKENDGEDVVHLVTN
- a CDS encoding PIG-L deacetylase family protein, with translation MNKKLHLTKLSIKVGTIMCLLFLFSCSADTSDSESEVKTANTAKSSQKSNALLIAKKILILAPHNDDEALGCAGIIEQAIANGDQVKVVVAVCYNNSSRIQETINAMASLGVSSSDLIFLGYPDWGKSYSVSFLYKLYYAASETTAIGTGTTKGFEPGFPDYHYTKFGSHAPYTKASFRQDIGSIINDYLPTEVYVTSFYDLHGDHSAFYSFAKDAIINAGYPTSLFTYLIHDKNEQDTSNYWPERETSLSSAMRAYNAPGFSSQVPALDWTKKILVPVPADMLLLPRNLNRKTKCIALYPSQNPAAGNNYLYSFVKTDELFWKEDFPVVIPDPVKLDDRTPTITYSGTWGNASGSNYFMSTAKYSTTAASYSQLTFTGTTIKWYGVLGSDHGKADVYIDNVLDSTVDCYGSGWTANYLLYTKTGLSGGSHTIKVVVRSDKNPSSTNKYIEIDSFDY
- a CDS encoding ABC-F family ATP-binding cassette domain-containing protein; this encodes MLTVNNLSVQFGKRILFDEVNTTFTHGNIYGVIGANGAGKSTFLKIISGDIDPTSGHIHLEPGKRMSVLNQNHNMFDEHTVLETVLMGNKVLYAVKKEMDELYLDYNDKNADRIGELQVQFEEMNGWNADSDAASMLSNLGINEEHHYTLMGDLEGKIKVRVLLAQALFGNPDLLIMDEPTNDLDFETIAWLENFLANYENTVIVVSHDRHFLDSVCTHISDIDFGKINHYSGNYTFWYESSQLAAKQRAQQNKKAEEKKQELEEFIRRFSANVAKSKQATSRKKMISKLNISDIKPSSRRYPAIIFDQDREAGDQILNVENLEASVEGDLLFKGVNLNMAKGDKIVLFSKDSRATTAFYEILNNNQKADAGTFDWGITTNQAYLPAENHSFFENDLTLVDWLRQYAKTEEERDEVFIRGFLGKMIFSGEEALKTSRVLSGGEKVRCMLSRMMMERANILMLDEPTNHLDLESITAFNNSLKNFKGSVIFTTHDHEFAQTVGNRVVELTPNGAIDRYMTFDEYLDDEKIQELRKKMYNL